The Candidatus Aegiribacteria sp. genomic sequence TCTACCTCCTCGGGCATTTCAAGATGAATTACAAGTTCACAGGTTCCTTCCATCAGTGAAGCCGTTTCGCACATAAGACAGCCAATGCATCTGGCATCGGGATCCGTACAAAGCTCACCGTTATGCCACTGCAGGAATCCGGTGGGACATGCTTTTACCGATGGAGGTGATTCATCTCCCGTCCATTTCTCCGGATAGAAATATATCTTTCCGGGTGGTCTTTCAACGATAATAGCAGGTTCGCCGGAAGGAGGTACATATTCGTTACCCGTTTCAATTTCAAGCGATGCGATTTCCATGATATCATCAATCATGGCGTTTGGGAATACTTCCGGCGGGTAAGTTCTGACCGGAACAGGCAAGCTGTCGGATACTTCTTCGAACAGTGCCTGAGCTTTATCCTCATCTGTTCCTCCGAACCTTAGAAGCGAAGGAAGGGGAGAGGGGCTTTCCTTGAGAGCTTTCCATACGGCAGCCGCAAGGTGGTGCTGGTTCTGGAAAGCCATCCCCGAACCTGTGAGAAGAAGAACCCGGGCTTCTTTTTGCGCAAGTATGACCCTTAGTATCCGATAGCTCTTGAAGGCGGAAAGACCTCCAGAGGTATCGGATTCGTTCATCGTAAAAATATCCGTTCTGGAACCGGTGGTCATTTCCCACAGCATCTTGCCGCCTCCTCCGCAGAGGTTCGTCGCCACTCTGAGAGCATCTTCGGGAGGCATTTCCCTGTTCTGTCTGAAAAAACCGGTGCCTGAAGGATCATCCCGGTTAATAAGCTCAACGATTTCTTCGAGTCTGGTAAGGTTTTTTGATGAACCGATCTCAGGCGGGAAGAATATTTCTCTGTCACGCTTACTTACAGCGTTATTTTCGAATTCAGCTCTGCAGTCAACAGCAGCAACTGTTCCATCTTTTAACAACCCTAAAGGATTGACTTCCAAGACGATGAGTTTGTACCTTATATAGGTACTAATCATGCCTTCCAGGAATTCGGCAACAGCTTTACATTCCTTCAAGTCTTTAAATTCTCTCAGTTCCGTCTCTATTTCCTCAGTGACAGGGGGGTGAAGGAGTGAAAAGCGCAACTTTAGAAGGCTTCCCGAACGTTCTTCTACGCCGGAACCGCCCTCAGTGCTGAAAAGGAGTACTCCTCCAGGGAGTTTGTCCCCGGTTCCAAAGTCAAGCATACAACCCGCGTAATACTCAGTCTCGATATCGAGCCCTTCAGTTATCAGGACACCCTCCGCCTGTCCCCATTTTCCCGGAGACAGAAGAACATCCAGGTTTTCCTCAAGCTCTTCGTATGTATCAACCCTTCGGACAAGACCATGACTCTTCCTGCTGGTGGCCCCGGGTATCTGTGCCTTGAGGAAAATGGGCATTTCTGGAATATCCAGCGGTATATCCTCACCGGGTTTCATGAATACTCCACTTACAAGAGGTACATTTTCACGTTGCAGCAGAATTCTGGTTCGATATTCAGGCAATGCTGACATCACACTCTCCCGTATGTTATTGTTTTGCTTTTTCCTTCATCATACTATCGGTTTTTTTCACTGAATTGTGCCACTGAAGGGCTACAGAGGGGCTGAGGCTGTACAGGTAATTGTATTCTGTATAGCAGCTTGCGGTGCAGGCCTGGCATGGAAGGTGAGCTGTCCTGTTGAAAGCTTCCTGAAATCCGGTTTCAAGGGCATTGATTGACTCCGGGTAGAGCCCTATAAGCAGGGAACAGGGGTATACTTTTCCGTCAGCATCGATGTTGCAGTACATTTTTCCAGCTCTGCAAGGGACGCCATGGAATCTCTCCTCCATCCTGGTAATCGAGAAATCGGGCCAGTCAATGAGGCTTTTTAGATATCTGGTTGAATTAGCGATAGGAGCCCCTTTCTTCTTCAATGAAAGAAGCTTTTTGTAGACCCCTGCGTATTCCTCGTTCGAAGGCATCATGCCGGATGTATCACCGCCCAGTTTTTCGTTGTGGTGAAGTGTCTGAAAAGTGGTCTGGAACCCGTATCTGACCGCTGTTTTCATTATGTGGTCAAGATGGTTCATATTATGCCTTGTAAGGACAGTTATACTCCACAATCTGACCTTGCCGGAAGCCGTTTTCATTGCCCTGATAACTTTTTCATGGCTGCCCCCCTCGCGGTTTAGGTCGTGAGCTTCCTCAGGGCCGTCGTAGGCAAGAACCAGATGGTCTATGTTATCCAGTATCTCGATCCTGGAAGGGACAAGGTAACCGTTTGAATCAAGGCTGACGTACATTCCAAGGGATCTGGCATACGAGCAAAGCTCGGAGATGTCATCTCGCATAAGGGGTTCTCCACCCCATACACCGATGCGGCGGGTTCCTGCTTTGACCATTTGTCTGAAAAGATCTTTCCACTGGTCTGTAGTAAGGTCGGGGCGGCCCTGTTCAGGGATCTGGCAGTAGGTGCATCGGCTGCAGCATCTGTCTGTTATGGAAACCATCACGTTCACGGGTCTTCTGCGTCCGAATAGACCCAGAACGGCGTCGAACCCCATATATATCTGTCCAAGAAGGTTCATAACACCGGTTCCTCGGGCTTGCCCATCCATTGCGGGCCGTAGACGTTGTTTTTCATGAATTGCTTTGCCTCCCTGTTCTGGCCAAGAAGGTAATATGCCAGATTGTACCAGCGCTTCGCGCCAATTTTCATAATGCCTATCAAAGGACTATCGGTTCCGGGGCCTTCCTGTTCTTTCTTTCCCCTGATCTTTCTCTCGACTTTTGCTACGAAATTCGGAGCGGCTTTCCTGAATGAAAATGACGGGCGCTGAGAAAGGGGAGGCAGGCACACGTTCTCTACATTGTTGTACGAGCCCGTTACACCGTCGCCCTTGACAGTTGTTTCCACGGAGAGAGGATCGATGCCCATGACTTCCGCAATGGAATAATCAAGGGCTATCCTGTCCGTTGAAGCGGCCAGAAAATCCGTCTGCCTGGGAATACCGGGTTTAGGTCCGTTTCCTTCAAGTGATACGGTTCCATCCGCCAGTGTAAGAACAACAGGTATCTGTGAATTCACCGCTACTACGTAATCGGCAAGCCTGTAGTGATAATTGTGCCTGTTGTCATCAAGACAACCGTACAGGTGCTTCATGGCCACTGAGATAACTGATCTGTAATGGGTTTTAACAACGGGAATTGAAACAACCGGCATTCTTGTGCATATCTCGGGAATACTGAAGCGGAGATCATC encodes the following:
- a CDS encoding radical SAM protein; the protein is MNLLGQIYMGFDAVLGLFGRRRPVNVMVSITDRCCSRCTYCQIPEQGRPDLTTDQWKDLFRQMVKAGTRRIGVWGGEPLMRDDISELCSYARSLGMYVSLDSNGYLVPSRIEILDNIDHLVLAYDGPEEAHDLNREGGSHEKVIRAMKTASGKVRLWSITVLTRHNMNHLDHIMKTAVRYGFQTTFQTLHHNEKLGGDTSGMMPSNEEYAGVYKKLLSLKKKGAPIANSTRYLKSLIDWPDFSITRMEERFHGVPCRAGKMYCNIDADGKVYPCSLLIGLYPESINALETGFQEAFNRTAHLPCQACTASCYTEYNYLYSLSPSVALQWHNSVKKTDSMMKEKAKQ
- a CDS encoding DUF362 domain-containing protein, with product MKVFYASTSSGVHRAVNDILDATDWKELLPRNEDILVKINLTWDYVRPGVDTSPWVVEAFTERIKGHVGRIFLGESSQILVDATRAYSITRMKDVAERQGLIWHNFSDNRWIRKEADDLRFSIPEICTRMPVVSIPVVKTHYRSVISVAMKHLYGCLDDNRHNYHYRLADYVVAVNSQIPVVLTLADGTVSLEGNGPKPGIPRQTDFLAASTDRIALDYSIAEVMGIDPLSVETTVKGDGVTGSYNNVENVCLPPLSQRPSFSFRKAAPNFVAKVERKIRGKKEQEGPGTDSPLIGIMKIGAKRWYNLAYYLLGQNREAKQFMKNNVYGPQWMGKPEEPVL